A segment of the Sphingomicrobium flavum genome:
AGTTGGCGGACGCTTAGCTCTTGTCGGGCGATAAGCCAATGAGGCTGAGCTGGCGGCCATAATTGGGTTCGGCCCGGTGGGTGGCGCGGCGGTAGCTGTAGAAGCGATCTTCCGATGCATAGGTATCGAGACCCGCGAGCCACACACGACCCACGCCTGCGCCGGCCAGGCGGGCGGCGACATAGGATTCCAGATCGAAATGCAGACGCCCCGCCGGGCCTTCGATGAAGAAGCGGGCATTTTCCGGATTTTCCTCGAGGAAGGGATCGGGAAAGGCCGGGTCCACTTCATAATTTTTCTGCGCGATGCAGGGGCCGACGGCCGCCGCGATATTCTTCGGTTGGGCGCCAAGGCGGATCATGGCGGCGATGGCGGCATCGGTGATGCCCCCGATGGCCCCGCGCCATCCGGCATGGGCGGCGGCGACCACGCCTGCTTGACGGTCGGCAAACAGCACCGGCGCGCAGTCGGCGGTGACGATGCCGAGCAGCAGGCCGGGAACATTGGTCGCCAGCGCATCGGCATGGGGTCGCTCCTCGATGGGCCAAGCCTCGGTAGCGATGACGGCGTCGGCGCTGTGGATCTGATAGACCGAGGCGAGCGGTGCGTCTTCGATCAGCGCATCGGCGGCGACGCGGCGATTGGCGGTGACGATCTCAGGGTCATCGCCTGAACCCAACCCGCAATTGAGACCAGCGACCGCGCCCGTCGAGACACCGCCGTCGCGGCCGAAAAAGCCGTGGGGCAGGTCGCCGAGCGGCGGGGCGGTGACGATATCGAGGTTCATGCGGGCATCTCCGGCAGGCCGGCGGGCGCGGGCCAGCCAGGATGGTGAAGGCCGATCACCTTGAA
Coding sequences within it:
- the pgeF gene encoding peptidoglycan editing factor PgeF, which gives rise to MNLDIVTAPPLGDLPHGFFGRDGGVSTGAVAGLNCGLGSGDDPEIVTANRRVAADALIEDAPLASVYQIHSADAVIATEAWPIEERPHADALATNVPGLLLGIVTADCAPVLFADRQAGVVAAAHAGWRGAIGGITDAAIAAMIRLGAQPKNIAAAVGPCIAQKNYEVDPAFPDPFLEENPENARFFIEGPAGRLHFDLESYVAARLAGAGVGRVWLAGLDTYASEDRFYSYRRATHRAEPNYGRQLSLIGLSPDKS